In Mustela erminea isolate mMusErm1 chromosome 8, mMusErm1.Pri, whole genome shotgun sequence, a genomic segment contains:
- the INHA gene encoding inhibin alpha chain, whose protein sequence is MSPHLPLLLLLLLSPKSGHGCHGPELDRALVLAKVRALFLDALGPPTLAGEGGDPGGRRLPRRHAQGGFLRRGSEPREEEDVSQAILFPATGARCTDQPVARELTPEAEDGLFTYVFRPSQHTRSRQVTSAHLWFHTGLDRRSKVASNSSGPLLSLLALSSGVPMAVPMSLGQAPPRWAVLQLAPSALPLLTNPVLVLLLRCPLCSCSARPEATPFLVAHTRARPPSVGERARRSTPPLPWPWSPAALRLLQRPPEEPASYADCHRAALNISFQELGWDRWIVYPPSFIFHYCHGGCGLSAPPDLSLPGPGVPPTPVQPPSLLPGAQPCCAALPGTMRPLRVRTTSDGGYSFKYETVPNLLTQHCACI, encoded by the exons ATGTCGCCCCATCTGCCACTCCTGCTCCTCTTGCTGCTGTCCCCAAAGAGTGGGCATGGCTGCCATGGGCCAGAGCTGGACCGGGCACTTGTGCTGGCCAAGGTGAGGGCCCTGTTCTTGGATGCTCTGGGGCCCCCCACACTGGCCGGGGAAGGCGGGGACCCTGGAGGCAGGCGTCTGCCCCGAAGACATGCCCAGGGGGGCTTCCTGCGCAGGGGCTCtgagcccagggaggaggaggatgtCTCCCAGGCCATCCTTTTCCCAGCTACAG gTGCCAGGTGCACGGACCAGCCAGTGGCTAGAGAGCTGACCCCAGAGGCAGAGGACGGCCTCTTCACATACGTGTTCCGGCCATCCCAGCACACGCGCAGCCGCCAAGTGACTTCAGCCCACCTGTGGTTCCACACGGGACTGGACAGGCGGAGCAAAGTGGCTTCCAATAGCTCTGGGCCCCTGCTAAGCCTGCTGGCGCTGTCATCGGGGGTCCCCATGGCCGTGCCCATGTCGTTGGGCCAGGCACCCCCTCGCTGGGCAGTGCTGCAGCtcgccccctctgccctccctctgctgaCCAACCCAGTCTTGGTGCTGCTGCTCCGCTGCCCTCTCTGTTCCTGCTCAGCCCGGCCCGAGGCCACACCCTTCCTGGTGGCCCACACCCGGGCCAGGCCACCCAGTGTGGGGGAGCGAGCCCGACGTTCCACTCCCCCGTTGCCCTGGCCCTGGTCTCCGGCGGCGCTGCGTCTGCTCCAGAGGCCTCCGGAGGAACCTGCCTCCTATGCCGACTGTCACAGAGCCGCCCTCAATATCTCCTTCCAGGAGCTGGGCTGGGACCGGTGGATTGTATACCCGCCCAGTTTCATCTTCCACTATTGCCATGGGGGATGCGGGCTGTCTGCCCCACCGGACCTGTCCCTGCCGGGGCCCGGGGTTCCTCCCACCCCTGTCCAACCTCCTTCCTTGTTGCCAGGGGCACAGCCCTGCTGTGCTGCCCTCCCTGGGACCATGAGGCCCCTACGTGTCCGTACCACCTCAGACGGTGGCTACTCTTTCAAGTATGAGACGGTGCCCAACCTTCTCACACAACACTGTGCTTGTATCTGA